CCAAAGTTCATGATATCTCCCGAATAGTTTCCAATGCACAACAAAACTCCCTTTCCTCCATTTGCTGCCTTAATAGCTTCATAGGCTCGCTGCACCGGCGGAGCAGCAAAAATATCCCCCACCGCCACTGCATCAACCAGACCTTTACCAATGTATCCGATGAAAGCAGGTTTATGCCCCGAGCCACCGCCGGTTACAATGCCTACTTTACCCTGCACTGGAGCGTCTTTGCGTACCAGTACTCTTTCTGTTTCCAAGCGGCGCACTTTATTGGAATTGGCAGCCACAAAACCTTCCAGCATTTCCTCAATTAGATTCTGAGGGGAATTAATAAACTTTTTCATGCTTTATGCCTCCTTCAAAAACTTTTTCTCGATTTCCCTGATACGCTCAACTTTGGGCAAAGAACGCCCTCCCTGAAAATCGCTCTCCAACCAGGCGTCAACCAGCTTTTTGGCAAGCTCCGGCCCAACAATGTGCCTTCCCAGCGTCAAAACGTTAGAATTGTTGCTTTTTTTGGCTCTCTCTGCAGAATAAATATCATGAGCGCAGGCAGCGTAAATACCGGGAATTTTATTGGCAGCAAGCGCCATTCCAATGCCGGTGCCACAAACCAGAATCCCATACTGGTATTTCCCTTCTTTAATCCCCATGCAGGCTTTTAAGGCGACATCGGGGTAAAGTACTTCTTCGTTCTCTGAAAACACTCCCAAGTCCTCAAGCTCAACTCCTTTTGCTTTCAGGTGTTCCACAATTACCTGCTTCAGGGGATATCCAAAGTGGTCTGAAGCAATGACCAGGTACATAGCCTAACCTCCTCTCAAGGTATGAGCACAACCTTAATGGATTCCTCACCCTTTTCTACCAGTTTAAAACCTTCCATAAAATTATCAAGAGGAAGTCGATTAGTGATGATTTCATCGGCCTTTATTTCGCCTGAATTAAGAAAACGAATTGCCGAAGGATACGCCTTTGGACTCAAATGTGCTCCGCGCAAATCCAGTTCTTTACGGTCTCCAATTATGCTCCAGTCAACGGTGGTTGGCTCATTATAAACACTGAATTCCACATACCTGCCCATTTTCCTTATGGCCTGCAAACCCTGGATAACCCCGTTGGGATGCCCACTTGCCTGAATATACACATCGCAACCATAACCATCGGTAAGTTCCTTTATCTTCTTTACCACATCCTCCTTGGCCGGATTGAGAGCAAGATCTGCCCCCAGCTTCCTGGCTAACTCCAACCTTTGATCCCTGACATCCAAGACAATAACCATCTGGGGATTCTTAAGCTTCGCAGCTTGCAGCATGCCTAATCCCAGAGCACCCATACCAGCAATTACCACTACATCGTAAAACTGGATATCTGCCCGTTCTACAGCATGAATGGCACAGGCCAGAGGCTCAACATAAGGAGCCACTTCCAGAGGAAAGCCGTCCGGCAAACGATAATTGCGGGCTGTAGAAGGGAGTTTCACGTATTCTGCAAAAGCACCATCAGCAACTTTGCCCTGGAAACCGTAAATGTGGTGCACTTCGCACATCCAGTAACTTCCCTCTAAACAAAAGCGACACTTACCACAGGGAATAATTTGCTCTGAGACTACCCAATCACCAAGGTTTAATCCGTACTTCTCTCGGGCTTGATCACCTATGGCTACGACCTGTCCATAAAATTCGTGACCCGGAATAAAGGGAGCAATAATCCAAGCAGGTTGGCCATCTCCTCCCCAGAAAGAAGGAGCACCGTGGTATCCTTTCACATCGCCAGCACAAATACCACAACCACCCACTCTCAAAAGTACCTCATCTTCGTTAATTGCTGGAACATCGACTTCTTCCAAACGATAGTCCCCAGGCTTATAAGCCACTACCGCTTTCATTTTGCGAGGAATATCACTCGTTCTTTCCACTTCTATACACCCCTTTCAAACTAACTAATCCTTATTACTTCACCGGTTTCTCCATCAAACACGTGCATCTTTTGTTTGGAAAAAGAAACCCAAGCAACCTCGCCCTCAGCAGCCTCAGGAAGACCTGGAACCTCAACGTAAATCTGTACGTCTTTCTCCAGGTTAAGGATTACCACTGAAGACTCCCCGTGAGGTTCTATACTGAAAATTTGTCCCTGCAAGGAATATGATTCAGCATCCTCGCTTTTTCCGAGAGTCATATCACCAGGTCTTACACCCATGATTAACTTTTGAGGAGCTTTACTCTCTTTTGCAATTTCCGAACCCAGCCCCCTATCCAGCTCAAAATTGAAAAAAGTCGACCGCAAAAAAAACTTATCTCCTTCTTTAGCTAAAGCACACTCAATAAAGTTCATGGGGGGCTCACCTATAAAACCCGCCACAAAGAGGTTGCTGGGCTTTTCGTAAAGCTCAATTGGTGAACCAATTTGCTGTATCCTTCCTAAATTCATGACCACCACCCGATCAGCCATACTCAGTGCTTCAAGCTGATCATGAGTGACATATATAACGGTCAACCCCCACTCCTCCTGGACCCTTTTTAACTCAATTCTTAGTTTTGCTTTGAGTTGTGAATCGAGGTGAGAGATAGGTTCGTCCATTAAAGTGACCAGCGCATCCTCTCGGACCAGAGCCCGAGCAAGGGACACTCGTTGCTGTTCTCCACCGCTTAAGCGAGCTGGACGGTGGTTAAGGATGTCCTGGATTTCCAGTAGCTCTGCAACCGTATTGATTTTATCGCGTATCTTTTTCTCCGGGTATTTCCGGGCTCTAAGCGGGAAAGCAATGTTATCAAAAACGGTGAGTGGAGGATAAAGAGCGTAGGACTCGAAAGCCATGGCAATTTGACGGTCCCGAGGATGCAGATTGTTTACCTTCCTTTGGCCAATGTAAATATCGCCTTTCGAAATTTTTTCAAGACCAGCAATCATACGTAAAGTGGTGGTTTTCCCACATCCTGATGGACCAAGCAAGCATAAAAAACTTTTATCTTCACACACAAAAGAAACATCCTCTACCGCAAGTACTCTCCCTGATTCACCGAGCTCCTCTCTATAAAACTTCCAAACATGCTCAACTCGCACCTCAGCCATTACTTACACCACCCCACCTAATCAAGTAAAAGAACGTTGCGTTGAGTAATGTTGTCGAAAACCTGGAGTGAAGCTGCAGGAAAGAAAAACTCCCTTTCGCTTCCTGGAGGACACTGGATACCCAAAGCAGCTTGAGCAGTAAAAGTAACGCCCTCTCCCGTCTGAGCAAAAACGATTTTACGGGAACCCCGCACCTCCGAAAACCTAACTACAGCTTTAACAAGCGTTCCAGTGTGTTCTTCCATACGGAAATCCGAAAACTCCAATAGCACTTTACTGGGAAAAACGCCTAAAATCACTTCTTCGAAGCTGCGCTCCATCAATCTCTTCTGAATTTCTGGAGAAAGCGCAAAACGAATACCTTTGGTTTCAAAAAGAATTGCCCCTCCATTTCTTACCAACTGCCCTTGGAAAAAGTTCATGGGGGGATCGCTGACCAGCTGCCCAATAAAACGGTGAGCAGGCCGTTCGTAAATTTCATCCCAGGTCCCCACTTGTAAAAGCGAACCCCGATGCAAAACAGCGATCCTGTCTCCCACAGAAAAGGCTTCCAGATAATCGGTGGTCGTGTAAAGCATGGTAGTTTTCTTTCTTTGCTGCCAGATTTTTAGCTCTCTCCTAAGCTTATGTCTCAGCTTGGCATCAAGATGAGCGATGGGCTCATCGAGCAAAAACACCTTGGGGTCTCTAATAAGACATCTTGCCAAACTAACTCTCTGCCTTTGACCTCCACTGAGTTCTTTAGGTTTTCTGTTAAGCAACATATCTATTTCCAGAAATTCCGCTACTTCCCGTACTCTTTTTTTAATATCTTCTTCAGTAAAGTACTTAGCACGTTTGGGAGAACGGAGAGGAAAAGCGATATTTTCAAAAACTGATATGTGAGGATACAGAGCATAAGTTTCAAAAGCCATCGCCACATCTCTTTCGGAGGGATCCAGATCGTTAACTACCTGACCTCCAATTTTTATGACTCCTGAAGTAATATCCTCTACGCCAGCTACCATTTTTAAAGTCGAGCTTTTTCCAGCGCCCGGAGCACCAAGTATTGCAAGCAGTTCGCCATCATTAACTTTTAAATTAAGGTTATTCACTGCCACCAGATCTCCATACTTTTTAACCACTTCTACAAATTCGACTTCTTTCATCCCGCAGACCTCCACCTTAACCCTTTACTGCTCCAAAAGTTAAGCCTCTAACCAGATAACGCTGAATAAAGAAAGCCAGAACCACTGAAGGCAACAGAGTAACGATCGCTGCAGCAGCCATTTGTCCCCACAGAACCTGTTCATAGGAAATAAAACCCATCAAGGAAGGAGTAACTGGCCTGGTAACGTCGGAAGAAAGAACATGCCCAAATAAAAAGTCATTCCAGGCAAAGATGAAAGAGAGAATGGCGGTGGCTGCAATGCCCGGAGCTACAAGGGGCATGTTGACCTTGCGAAACACTCCCCACCAGGTATACCCATCAATCCGGGCTGCCTGTTCAAGCTCCTGAGGAATATCTTCGAAAAAGCCTCGCATCAACCAAACAGCAAAAGGAAGGGTAATAACCTGGTAGGCGATGATCATACCATGATAGGTCCCATAGAAACCAAGTTTCCTGAAAATAATGTAGAGCGGAATTATAACTATCAAACCAGGAGCGAAACGGAAACTCAACAGTGTAAAAGCAAAGTTTTCTTTCCCTCTGAAATCAAAGCGGGCCAGAGAATAGGCAGCAGGAACACCAACCAGCATACTGAGAGCGACCGCTCCGGAACAAACAATGATACTGTTGAGAAAATAGCGGGGAAAGTCCGTTTTCACTGTTTCATACTTTCCAAGCCAGGCCTTTCCAAACAAAACAACCGAATAATTCTCAAGCGTGGGATCAAAAACAAACTTAGGAGGATAAGCAATAACATCCACTGGTGTCTTAATGGACATCAAAAATATCCAGTACAACGGAAAAAGGGTCCACAACATTATTAAAACTAATCCAAAAATGGCCAGAGCCTTGCCAACAGAAAGTCCGTCGTCTCTCATTCTCTCTCACCCCCTATCTTCCGTGCACTTCAGCCACGGCTTTTTTCCACTGTTCAACAATGAAATAACTCAAAACGTAGACAATAGCCCAGAGAACAACTAGGTGGGCAAAGGCATAACCCATATCCGTCCAGCGAAAACTGTGATAATAAGCCTGCACTGTTAAAGTCATAGTAGCACTGGCAGGTCCACCTTTGGTAGCTGCGTAGATTATGTCAAAGTGCTTTAAACAATCCATAATCCTGAACAACAATACGATAAGAATCACCGGCTTTAAAAGCGGGAGAGTCAACTTACGAAAAACGAACCAGCTTGAAACTCCGTCAACCGCCGCAGCTTCATAAGGTTCTTTCGGAAGATTTTGCACTCCAGCCAGAAAAATCATTCCACAGAAGGGGATAAAAACGTATGCATCGATCAAAATTACTGACATGAGGGCTGTTTTTGAAGAACCAAGCCATTCAAGGCCAAGAAATCCTGCAAGTTGCAAAAGATAATTTAACACCCCCTGTATGGGTGCCATCATGAGTTTCCACATAATGGCCGCTACAGTTGGAGGCAACATCACCGGAACCAGAAAAAGAGTGCGATAAATTCTCTGGCCCATCAACCCCAGATTAAGAAGATACGCAGCAGCAAAGCCCACCAGAACTTCAAAAGCAACGGCTCCAATCGTGAAAAAGATCGTCACCTTTAAAGAGTTCCAAAATTCTGGGTCTTTCATCATTTTTATATAATTGCCTAAACCTATGAAAGCCTTGGTTCCGGCAGTAAGATTAAGATTGGTAAACGACATGGCAACTGAATAACCAAAAGGAACCAGAATGCCTACCGTTAAGGCAAAGGCCGGCAAAAAAAGCCAGAAAGCGATGTTCTTCTTTTTGGCAACTTGCTTTAGCATTCTCATCAAGCTCCCTTCTTTAACCTCCTCCTGGTCCGCCAGAAGGATGGACCAGGAGGAGGTTAAACGTACTTTGGATATTTACTCCTTCTTTTCTCTCCACTTTGCCATGAATTCGTTGATCTTTGCAGCTGCGTCGTTGAGAGCTTCCTCTACAGTCTTTTTGTCCTCATACGCTTCATGTAAAGCCTCAGCCCAGATATCGCCAACCGTGGTAACGTCTGGATTGGGCATCCAGGCAACATCTCCATACTGAGCATACATTGCGTCAACCAGTTCTCTGTATTCACCAGGTTTGGTTCCCCATTTCATAGTCTTTTCAATAACCGCCGGATTTTCCCACACGGATTTACGAGTAGGATTGAAGTTATCATGTTTAAGAGTTGCGTCAAGCATGGTCATAGGGGCAGTTGCCCACTGCAAGAAGAGCCATGCAGCTTCTTTATGCTTGGACAGCGAACTCATACCCAGCGACCAGGTCCACATGTTGGATTTGATGGTTCCGTCCGGTCCCTTTGGAGGAAGAGCATATCCAACTTTACCAGCCACTACCGACTGGTTGGGATTCTCATAGGTTGCGGCAAAAAAGTCACAGTCAGTAATTTCATAGAACCTGCCAGCCGCAAAGCTCTGCTTTGCG
This portion of the Thermatribacter velox genome encodes:
- the rpiB gene encoding ribose 5-phosphate isomerase B — encoded protein: MYLVIASDHFGYPLKQVIVEHLKAKGVELEDLGVFSENEEVLYPDVALKACMGIKEGKYQYGILVCGTGIGMALAANKIPGIYAACAHDIYSAERAKKSNNSNVLTLGRHIVGPELAKKLVDAWLESDFQGGRSLPKVERIREIEKKFLKEA
- a CDS encoding alcohol dehydrogenase catalytic domain-containing protein; translation: MEVERTSDIPRKMKAVVAYKPGDYRLEEVDVPAINEDEVLLRVGGCGICAGDVKGYHGAPSFWGGDGQPAWIIAPFIPGHEFYGQVVAIGDQAREKYGLNLGDWVVSEQIIPCGKCRFCLEGSYWMCEVHHIYGFQGKVADGAFAEYVKLPSTARNYRLPDGFPLEVAPYVEPLACAIHAVERADIQFYDVVVIAGMGALGLGMLQAAKLKNPQMVIVLDVRDQRLELARKLGADLALNPAKEDVVKKIKELTDGYGCDVYIQASGHPNGVIQGLQAIRKMGRYVEFSVYNEPTTVDWSIIGDRKELDLRGAHLSPKAYPSAIRFLNSGEIKADEIITNRLPLDNFMEGFKLVEKGEESIKVVLIP
- a CDS encoding ABC transporter ATP-binding protein, translating into MAEVRVEHVWKFYREELGESGRVLAVEDVSFVCEDKSFLCLLGPSGCGKTTTLRMIAGLEKISKGDIYIGQRKVNNLHPRDRQIAMAFESYALYPPLTVFDNIAFPLRARKYPEKKIRDKINTVAELLEIQDILNHRPARLSGGEQQRVSLARALVREDALVTLMDEPISHLDSQLKAKLRIELKRVQEEWGLTVIYVTHDQLEALSMADRVVVMNLGRIQQIGSPIELYEKPSNLFVAGFIGEPPMNFIECALAKEGDKFFLRSTFFNFELDRGLGSEIAKESKAPQKLIMGVRPGDMTLGKSEDAESYSLQGQIFSIEPHGESSVVILNLEKDVQIYVEVPGLPEAAEGEVAWVSFSKQKMHVFDGETGEVIRIS
- a CDS encoding ABC transporter ATP-binding protein; amino-acid sequence: MKEVEFVEVVKKYGDLVAVNNLNLKVNDGELLAILGAPGAGKSSTLKMVAGVEDITSGVIKIGGQVVNDLDPSERDVAMAFETYALYPHISVFENIAFPLRSPKRAKYFTEEDIKKRVREVAEFLEIDMLLNRKPKELSGGQRQRVSLARCLIRDPKVFLLDEPIAHLDAKLRHKLRRELKIWQQRKKTTMLYTTTDYLEAFSVGDRIAVLHRGSLLQVGTWDEIYERPAHRFIGQLVSDPPMNFFQGQLVRNGGAILFETKGIRFALSPEIQKRLMERSFEEVILGVFPSKVLLEFSDFRMEEHTGTLVKAVVRFSEVRGSRKIVFAQTGEGVTFTAQAALGIQCPPGSEREFFFPAASLQVFDNITQRNVLLLD
- a CDS encoding carbohydrate ABC transporter permease; this encodes MRDDGLSVGKALAIFGLVLIMLWTLFPLYWIFLMSIKTPVDVIAYPPKFVFDPTLENYSVVLFGKAWLGKYETVKTDFPRYFLNSIIVCSGAVALSMLVGVPAAYSLARFDFRGKENFAFTLLSFRFAPGLIVIIPLYIIFRKLGFYGTYHGMIIAYQVITLPFAVWLMRGFFEDIPQELEQAARIDGYTWWGVFRKVNMPLVAPGIAATAILSFIFAWNDFLFGHVLSSDVTRPVTPSLMGFISYEQVLWGQMAAAAIVTLLPSVVLAFFIQRYLVRGLTFGAVKG
- a CDS encoding carbohydrate ABC transporter permease — encoded protein: MRMLKQVAKKKNIAFWLFLPAFALTVGILVPFGYSVAMSFTNLNLTAGTKAFIGLGNYIKMMKDPEFWNSLKVTIFFTIGAVAFEVLVGFAAAYLLNLGLMGQRIYRTLFLVPVMLPPTVAAIMWKLMMAPIQGVLNYLLQLAGFLGLEWLGSSKTALMSVILIDAYVFIPFCGMIFLAGVQNLPKEPYEAAAVDGVSSWFVFRKLTLPLLKPVILIVLLFRIMDCLKHFDIIYAATKGGPASATMTLTVQAYYHSFRWTDMGYAFAHLVVLWAIVYVLSYFIVEQWKKAVAEVHGR